One segment of Primulina tabacum isolate GXHZ01 chromosome 6, ASM2559414v2, whole genome shotgun sequence DNA contains the following:
- the LOC142550135 gene encoding uncharacterized protein LOC142550135, giving the protein MILDMDWLAKHHAMVDCKKKYVKLQTPNQNEIIYYGKTKERKSLLSSSQTWKAIKCGEDIYLAMISEVREETAPKLEETPGVHEFPDVFPKDLPCVIPDREVEFEINLIPGAAPISKAPYRMAPTYLKELNEQLQELFDKKQI; this is encoded by the coding sequence ATGATTCTTGAtatggactggttagctaaaCATCATGCCATGGTAGACTGTAAAAAGAAATATGTCAAACTGCAGACCCCAAATCAAAATGAAATCATATATTATGGAAAGACCAAGGAACGAAAGTCCCTACTCTCTTCCTCACAAACCTGGAAGGCCATAAAATGCGGAGAAGATATCTACCTAGCAATGATCAGCGAAGTCAGAGAAGAAACTGCTCCAAAGTTGGAAGAAACTCCAGGCGTCCATGAATTTCCAGATGTTTTTCCTAAAGATTTACCGTGTGTGATACCTGATAGAGAAgtggaatttgaaattaatttgatCCCTGGTGCCGCACCAatttcaaaggcaccataccgaatggcaccaACTTATTTAAAGGAGTTAAATGAGCAACTTCAGGAGTTATTCGATAAGAAACAAATCTGA